The segment GTGTAAAGCAAAATGCCGTGAAGGCATCTCCTGTGATCGTGAGTATTTTTACACGTCTTTTTGTCATCACACCTGACTTTGCTATATACATCATCTGAATGATTTGCCGACGCTGCATCGCTTTCATTAACTGCTCCCTCATCTCAATCACCCTCCTATTTATAGAACAAACGTTTGTATATCTATTATACGAACATACGGTCTGAAATAGAAGTGGTAATTTTTAGTTAGGCATTTATGAAGAGCCGCTCTTACTTAGGACATAGGCTCTATTTTTATGATTGTAATGATACTCAATTAAAAAACCTTTTCAAAAATCGAAAAGGTTTCTTTTGAACATATTATCACTGAGGATTATCTAAAAAAATAATTTATAGAGTATATAGCCGAAAAATAGGAGTAAAATTAATGCAATCGTTTCTTTCCAGCCCAAGCCTGTTAAATTTCCACCAGCTCCCCTATTGATTCCATCATTTAAAGAACCAGTAGGATTATTTTTTAACTCCTGCTGCCTTAAACGTTCCCTTTTTTCTTCTGGTGTTTCTTTTGAATCCATATCACACACCTCCAAAAAATATAATTATTTATAATATAACTTCTTTCTATATGAAATAGTGAAATGATCCTACTCCCAATATATCAATATGAATAAAAATTCATAAATTGTCCCATCCTAACCGTAAATGATGAAAAAATGAGGACGTGTTATATGATAAAAGGAAATTTAGCATCACTACCATTTCGGGAGATTTTCAAGCTTTGGTCACAGCTTAGCACCAATCAAGGCTATATTGCCGCAAGTCATGCTTTTTTGCAGCATACGCGCGATAAACAGTTAAAAGTTATGATTTTGGAATTTATTCAATGCTTAAAAGAGGACAATAAACAGTTAACATTGTTATTACAGAACAATGGCGTGCTTGCACCAGCAGCTTCACTCGCATACAGTCATATGAAGCTCACAGATATTCGAGGGAAAACAACAATTAAGGATAGTGATATTAGCGCTATTTTATCCATGAATATTGCCGCTTCTGTGATTGCTGTAAGCCAAGCATTGGAAACAGCGACTACAAAGAAGCACCTGACAAAATATCGGGAACTCCATATGCGCTATGCACTACTAGGCGCTAAGCTTATTGAGCTTAGTAAAAAGAAGGGCTGGCTATTAGCGCCAGCACAATAAAAGAAGCACCCACAAAGAGGCGTTCACTTAGGGATTGAAGAAAAAACTAAAGTGAACAGCTTCAAGCGGGGCAAAAGTAAAAGACCAGTCACAATCAGGCATGAATGCTTGAAGCGGCTGGTCTTTTTGATCGATTATCATTTCTAAATGGATACCTTGAGCAAGGCATCATAGTTATGAATTTTAATAGCATCTTTGTTGTAGTCAAAATTCAGTTTATCAAGTTTATCTGATAAGCATTTTTTAGCATACGAAGGATTGCTATCAGTGTTTTTTGCTTCTAGTAACATAATTTGTTCTGACTTTCTCATTGGATGAATAACCATCCCATCAAATTCACTTAATTTCTTTCCAGGCAAATCTTTTTGATAAATTAATATGCTTGAAGGTATTGTAATACTCGTATCATTAATGTCATCTTGTATTAGACAGTCAAGCATAAATTCCACTTCATGACGTTCATCGGTATTTCCATTCCCTTTTGCTAAAAGGGATTTAATTTCAGCAGTGCGTTGCCTCTTACCTCGTGTGCATAACACACAAATTTCAGGGTCAACTGTTGCTTTAATTACGACTGGATTTTCGCCAAATAAATAATAGAGAAAAAATTTACTGGCGAGTAAATATCGTATGTCTGCATTTGATGGGTGCGCAACTCGGCGCAAATATTTAATTGTAGATTTTAATACTCTAAACGATGTAAGAGCTTTATTCTGGCAATTCTTTTTTATTGAAACAAGTATTGTTCGTTCTCCAGAATTTCGATCGTAGTATCCTACTCTTGAGTTATTTATACGTTCCAATTCCAACAACAATCCTTGTGATAATTTTTTGTCCTCAGCAGTAAATGTTAATTTCAGAATAGCATCTGGTGAATAATCACGTGTTTGGCGATGTTGTTTATTAAAAATGCTTTTTGAACATAACCAAAAATCAGAATAGTATTCTTTATACTTAATACCCTCATCTTTAGATAAAGTATTGACGATTTTTCGTGATATTCTATAGTAGCAAATAGCGTTTGAATTCTCATTATAAACTGTGTCATCAAGCATTTTCCCAATAGAAGTAATTAATCGATTTGCAGGTAATTGATCATTATAAATTGATAATAGCTCATGAAATAGGATAAGAACCGCTTCTTTATTGCACAAGTCAATTGTAATGGGCATATTTGCAATTTGTAAGTCATAAGCGATATAGGAAACATTGCGAACAGAGCGAAAAACTTTAAATATAAAATGCAGTTTACTACTATCACTAATTGAGTTTTCATTAAGATATGCATATATAAGTTCCTGTGCCAATATGACAGATTGTTTGCTCTGATCACAACGTTCAAGGACAAGTAATGAATTCAATAAATGTAGCCTATGATAATTTTGCTCACTCAATAAAGACTCTGCAGCTACTCTAAATCGATGGCTATTAGAACTATTCAATAGTTTATTTCTAAAATCCACATTTTCCTCTGCAAGCATTACAACTGCTCGCGAAGCAGTAAAGGTATTATAAAAATGTCCTAGATTATAAGCAATTGTAAGGATTTGCAACATATCCCCCACAGTTGGATTTTCTTTTTCTGATATATATTGCATATTATCCCCAAATTCCTTACCCTTCACAGGGTTATTATATGTTAGCTCGAGCTTGGTCTGTAAATTTTTCTTTATTAGCTGATGAAAATATAATTGTAATACAGTATAGTCAAATCGAGATTTCCTTAGATTTTTGGGAACTCTAATAACACCAAGCTGAGGGGTATCTTTTAGGCGCTGAATAATACCAATTTTTGATAATTCATTATATAGCTCAGTTGCATAATTGTATAAATCAACTTTTACTTTTAAGTTGCTTTTTCTTGGTTTTTGTTTCGGAAGTAAATCATGTTCAATAATCTTTCCCATTCAAAATGCTCCTTTATCATACGGTATAGACTACACCAACCCTAAATACTTCTCAAAGAATATCATTAGTTTTTCGATAATTCCTTGTTTTTTCGCGGCTCTGCCTCCGCCAAAGCGGGATACAGGTGGCATGATTTTATCAATGGCTGTACCGGTCGTCTTAAGCATTCCATCTCGGAAAGCATTGTCGATGAAACGGCGGGTTTCTTCGGGCTTTAATTTTTCTTCTTCTATAATTGCTGAAATATCCGCTTCCTTACGCTCATGGAGGAATTTGCGCCAATCCTCATCCACTTTGGTCGATACATTGACTTGCTCTATAAAACGCTCGATAAGCTCTTTCTTACTTCGAAGTTCAATACTTGAATTGATAGCCTTATCAATAGTTGTAAGAATGGTTTTATCCTTACAGTTGGATTGTTGATATTTAGCTACAAGCATAAGGATGTAATCAATGTTTACCTCTATCTGCTTGACCAGTTCAATCTCAAAAACTATGTCATCATTGATAGTTTCTTTGTCACCATCAGCACCTTTTCTGTATTCCTGATACAGGTCAATATAAATGCTCTGATAGTCCTGAAAATCCCTTTCAGATAAAATCTCATTTCCTTCAAAGTCATCGAAAGAAGTAAGAATGTTTCTAAGCCGAAGTATTGCTCCATATAGCCGTATAAAGTCTTTTTCAGCTTCTTCTCCGAGAATAGGTTGTCCAAGGGGATACTGTGTTGTAAGGGTTGCAATCAGTTCAGCATAGCCCGGCTTGTGTTCACCTTTTTCATCATATCCCTTATAATATTCATCGAATGTTTTTAGCAGTACAATACCGCCTGCATCCTTATTGCCGAATAGTGCAATAGCTTTGTCTGTTTCTTCTTTCAAATCTCTAAAGCAAACGATATTGCCATAGGTCTTAACGCTGTTTAGGATGCGGTTAGTTCTTGAAAAAGCCTGAATCAGTCCATGCTGCTTCAGGTTTTTATCTACCCATAACGTATTCAGGGTTGTTGCATCAAAGCCTGTCAGGAACATATTGACAACAATCAATATATCAATCTCCCTATTCTTTACACGAAGAGAAAGGTCTTTATAATAATTCTGGAACTTATCCGAGGAAGTATCGTAATTCGTACTAAATGTGGAATTGTAATCTCGGATAGCTGCCTCAAGAAAATCTCTGGAGCTCTGGTCAAGGTTTTCCATATTAAAATCCTCTTCAGGCAACAGTCCATCTGGCTCCTCCTCATTTGCACTAAAACTGAAAATAGTTGCAATGGTAAGGTTACGGTTCTTTTCCGCTATCTGCTTCTTAAACTCATTATAGTATCTGATTGCCATTGGGATGGATGCAGCAGCAAATATGGAGTTGAAACCGGCAACTCGCCTTGTTTCACGCTTTTCAATCATCTTTTTAGGGTTGTGCTTATCTGCTTCTTCCCATTTCGCAGAGAATGTGTAATAACTATTACGCTTTGTCTTCTGATCAAAGTGTTCAAGAACATAAGAAACAATTTCACTGATTCGCTGTGGATCTGCTAAGGCTTTTTCTCTATCTATGCTATAGACTTTTTTATCATTAACGTAATCAGGCATCTTGATGGTGTTAATAAAATCTATTCTAAAAGGCAGAACATTCCCATCATTGATGGCATCTACAATGGTATAAGTATGCAACTTTTCTCCAAAAGCCTGTTCGGTTGTACGAAGTAGCGGGTTACCTCCCGAACTGGCATTAGCGGCAAAAATCGGAGTTCCCGTAAAGCCGAAGATATGGTAGTTCTTAAAGCTCTTTGTGATAGCTTGATGCATTTCGCCAAATTGGGAACGGTGACACTCATCAAAAATCAGCACCACGTGTTTCTTATAAATATCATGCTGTTTATTTTTACGGATGAATATATCCAACTTCTGAATAGTGGTTACAATGATTTTGTATTCATGAGGATTTCCTTTTTCGTCCCTGTCTTCCAATTGTCTTTGAAGAACTCTTGTGGACGTATTACCATTAGCAGCTCCCTTTTCAAAACGGTCATATTCCTTCATCGTCTGATAGTCCAGATCTTTACGGTCAACAACAAACAGTACCTTGTCTATGTAAGGCAAGGCAGAAGCTAATTGTGCTGTCTTAAAACTGGTCAATGTCTTACCAGAGCCTGTTGTATGCCAAATATATCCTCCAGCTGCAGTTGTACCCATCTTCTTGTAGTTTGTTGATACTACAATACGTGATAATATACGTTCTGCAGCAGCTATTTGATAAGGACGCATTACAAGTAACAGGTCTTCAGATGTAAAAATACAATATTTTGTTAGTATATTTAAGAGGGTATGCTTGGCAAAAAATGTTTTAGTAAAGTCCACAAGGTCAGGAATAATTTTGTTATTTGCATCTGCCCAAAAGCTGGTAAACTCAAAGCTGTTGCTTGTTTTTTTGCTTCTTCGACGTTCACTGCTGCTTTGCTCCTTAATATGAGCATTTCTTGTGGTGTTACTATAATACTTTGTATGGGTGCCATTGGAGATTACGAATATTTGTACATACTCAAATAAACCAGAAGCCGCCCAAAAGCTGTCACGCTGGTATCTTTTTATCTGGTTGAAGGCTTCACGGATAGCAACACCGCGACGCTTTAACTCCACATGGACAAGGGGAAGTCCATTGACAAGTATAGTCACATCATATCGGCTTTCGTGCTTTCCACCAGCTTCTTCGTATTGATTAATAACCTGCAGGCGATTGTTATGGATGTTCTTCTTATCTAAAAGGTAGATGTTCTTTGTTGTTCCATCTTCACGTTTTAGAATCTGGATATGGTCATCCTGAATTTTTCTGGTCTTTTCAACAATTCCCTCGTTAGTATTTGCTATACATTCTGTGAAAAATTTATCCCATTCGCTATCAGTAAAGGTGAAGTCATTAAGCAGTTCAAGTTGCTTTCGGAGATTTGCTATCAATGCAGCTTCATTGTGCACTTCAATATATTCATATCCTTGGGAAGTCAGTTGCCTGATAAACTCCCGCTCAAGTTCCGCCTCGCTTTGATACTTTTCAGGACGGACATTATATTCAGCTGCATATTCAGCAACAACCGTTGCTTCGTCAGTACTTGCAACGATGTTGTATATACTCATGCCGTCACCTCCTTGAATGATAACAGTTTATCCCTATAATATTCATATTGCTTTTGCCGTGCTTCGATTTCAGCAGGAATGCCGCTGGTTAAGTCGTTGCAGAGAGCGTCAAAGCGATCGAGGATAGCTACGATGCGCTCTTGTTCTTCTAAGGGTGGAACAGGGATTTTAGCCTTTGAAATATTGTCATTATATAGCCTTGCAATAGTTCCCCCAGTAGATATTGACCAAGGCTTCATCGCATAGCAATAATATAGAAATTTATTTAACACTTTTCTCTCATCATTATCAATCCACACAATATTAGAGTCTTGGTAATAAGCTGGTTTTCCATCATAAATTACAGTTCTTCCGATTGTTCCAGCAGCAGATATAAGAATATCGCCTTTTTTAGGGAAGGAATATGCTTTTCGGTATTCATCGTATTTTTCCTGTGAAATAAAAGCATCTGGTTCTTTTCCAAATGTCCCAATTTTAAAGAATGGAACATCACCAACTGGGCTTGTTTCTGCTTTCATAATACGCCTACACATACAAACAGGTCCAATTTCCCCCAATGTCATCCACTTGATATCAGGGTTATTACCAAACGTAAGCAGCAGATCCCTATAATACTCATACTGCTTTCTTCTTGCTGTAAGCTCTGCTGTAAGCTCTGCTGTAAGCTCTGCTGTAAGCTCTGTGAAATTATCCAGAATACGGACAATTTCCTGCTGTACAGGTAGTGGGGGAAGGGGGATTTTATATTTTGAAACCATCGGGACAGTCAGCTGCGGTATACCGGTAGTCGGTACTTGAAAGTTTATTGTTTCAATAACATATTTTAAAAAATCTACCTGTAAAGATTTTTTTGGAATTGCACAAATA is part of the Lysinibacillus sp. FSL K6-0232 genome and harbors:
- a CDS encoding transcriptional regulator, whose amino-acid sequence is MREQLMKAMQRRQIIQMMYIAKSGVMTKRRVKILTITGDAFTAFCFTRLAKRTFLIHNVLALRPIVQRESDAI
- a CDS encoding DUF6366 family protein yields the protein MDSKETPEEKRERLRQQELKNNPTGSLNDGINRGAGGNLTGLGWKETIALILLLFFGYILYKLFF
- a CDS encoding DUF3231 family protein, translated to MIKGNLASLPFREIFKLWSQLSTNQGYIAASHAFLQHTRDKQLKVMILEFIQCLKEDNKQLTLLLQNNGVLAPAASLAYSHMKLTDIRGKTTIKDSDISAILSMNIAASVIAVSQALETATTKKHLTKYRELHMRYALLGAKLIELSKKKGWLLAPAQ
- a CDS encoding type I restriction endonuclease subunit R; translation: MSIYNIVASTDEATVVAEYAAEYNVRPEKYQSEAELEREFIRQLTSQGYEYIEVHNEAALIANLRKQLELLNDFTFTDSEWDKFFTECIANTNEGIVEKTRKIQDDHIQILKREDGTTKNIYLLDKKNIHNNRLQVINQYEEAGGKHESRYDVTILVNGLPLVHVELKRRGVAIREAFNQIKRYQRDSFWAASGLFEYVQIFVISNGTHTKYYSNTTRNAHIKEQSSSERRRSKKTSNSFEFTSFWADANNKIIPDLVDFTKTFFAKHTLLNILTKYCIFTSEDLLLVMRPYQIAAAERILSRIVVSTNYKKMGTTAAGGYIWHTTGSGKTLTSFKTAQLASALPYIDKVLFVVDRKDLDYQTMKEYDRFEKGAANGNTSTRVLQRQLEDRDEKGNPHEYKIIVTTIQKLDIFIRKNKQHDIYKKHVVLIFDECHRSQFGEMHQAITKSFKNYHIFGFTGTPIFAANASSGGNPLLRTTEQAFGEKLHTYTIVDAINDGNVLPFRIDFINTIKMPDYVNDKKVYSIDREKALADPQRISEIVSYVLEHFDQKTKRNSYYTFSAKWEEADKHNPKKMIEKRETRRVAGFNSIFAAASIPMAIRYYNEFKKQIAEKNRNLTIATIFSFSANEEEPDGLLPEEDFNMENLDQSSRDFLEAAIRDYNSTFSTNYDTSSDKFQNYYKDLSLRVKNREIDILIVVNMFLTGFDATTLNTLWVDKNLKQHGLIQAFSRTNRILNSVKTYGNIVCFRDLKEETDKAIALFGNKDAGGIVLLKTFDEYYKGYDEKGEHKPGYAELIATLTTQYPLGQPILGEEAEKDFIRLYGAILRLRNILTSFDDFEGNEILSERDFQDYQSIYIDLYQEYRKGADGDKETINDDIVFEIELVKQIEVNIDYILMLVAKYQQSNCKDKTILTTIDKAINSSIELRSKKELIERFIEQVNVSTKVDEDWRKFLHERKEADISAIIEEEKLKPEETRRFIDNAFRDGMLKTTGTAIDKIMPPVSRFGGGRAAKKQGIIEKLMIFFEKYLGLV
- a CDS encoding restriction endonuclease subunit S, whose translation is MSKLDELIAEFCPHGVEYKTIGEVCELSAGGDVPKNNYSKELTKDYTIPIYSNGVGVNALYGYTNIVKISEPCVTIAARGTIGYCELRRDPFYPIVRLICAIPKKSLQVDFLKYVIETINFQVPTTGIPQLTVPMVSKYKIPLPPLPVQQEIVRILDNFTELTAELTAELTAELTARRKQYEYYRDLLLTFGNNPDIKWMTLGEIGPVCMCRRIMKAETSPVGDVPFFKIGTFGKEPDAFISQEKYDEYRKAYSFPKKGDILISAAGTIGRTVIYDGKPAYYQDSNIVWIDNDERKVLNKFLYYCYAMKPWSISTGGTIARLYNDNISKAKIPVPPLEEQERIVAILDRFDALCNDLTSGIPAEIEARQKQYEYYRDKLLSFKEVTA